Genomic segment of Syntrophorhabdaceae bacterium:
TGAATGTCTTGTCGAGGACATTGCCCGTAATGAGGCTCTTCATTCGGGTCCTGACGAAGGCGCCGCCCTTGCCCGGCTTAACGTGCTGAAATTCGACAATGGTGAACGGTTCGTCATCCTGGAGAATTCTGAGACCCTTCCTGAATTCTGTTGTGTCGACGATCATATATTTCCTCCTGCGATCTTCCGCCTGTGTGCGTATTTACATCTTTATCATGTCTTTTCTGATGTGAGTAAGAACCTGCGGTCTATCTTTTGTTATTAGTACCATATCTTCAAGTCTGACGCCACCGATATTCGGCAGATATATGCCGGGCTCGATGGTAATGACCATGTTCTCTTCCAGTATCGCCGCAGCCGCGCTGTTGATGCTCGGGGCCTCGTGAACGGCGATTCCCACACCGTGGCCGACGCCGTGGCGAAAGAGATCGCCGTAGCCGTGCTCTTCGATGTAGCCCCTTACGATGCTGTCGAGGTGTCTTACGGCCATGCCTGCCGTGGCTTTTTCGATGCCCAGTTTGCGTGCGTCATTGACAATTGTGTAGATCTCGGAAAGCTTGTCCGGTGTGTCTCCGAGACACACGGTGACCGTCTCGTCGCTGCAGTATCCGTCCACGGCGGCGCCGTAGTCTATAATGACCGTTTCGCCCTCCCTGAGCCTCTTGTCGCCGGGCTGTGCATGCGGCAGAGCGCCCCGCGGACCGGAGGCAACAATGGTCTCGAAGGAGGGGCCCTGCGCCCCGTGTCTGCGCATGGCATGGTCAAGCTCATCGGCTATTTCCTTTTCCGTTCTTCCAGGCGTCACGAGTTCGAGGATGTCCTTAAAAGCATTCGTTGCCGCCGCGATGGCTTCCATGATGGCGGTGATCTCCTCCGGCTCCTTGTTCCTTCGTATCTCCTCGATGGCATTGCTCATGGGGACGAGACTGATGCCGACAAGGCTCTCAGCCCAGGTTCTGTAAACGTTGTACGGGACATGCGCGCCATCGAAGCCCAGTTTTGAAACCTTGTATTTCGTGCAGAGCTCGTGGATGGCGTCACGCTTCGGTTTTATCTCTTCTATGTGGATGTCGCGCACAATCTCTCTGGCGTGCGTGATATAACGAAAATCGACAACGAGCACGACATCGCCCCGGGTGACAAAAAGACTTCCCTCGGAGCCCCTGAAGCCCGTCAGGTAAAAAATGTTGTCCATGCCCTTGAGGACACAGCCGTCGAGCCCCGTCTCACTGAGGAGACCCTGTACCTGTTCTATCCGTGATTGGCGTGTCATTACCATATTTTCGTTTTCAGGACGCTGCGCAATATCCCGGGTTTTTTATGACCGGCCTTCCATTCCTTCTTGAGGCTGGCAAGGCGTTTCTTATACACCTCGTTGTGCGGTTCTGTTCTTACCAGTTCGGCATAGATCTCGATGGACCTTTCGATGTGTCCCTGATCCAAATAGATGTCCGCCAACGTGACGGATGCGATAACCGGTTTGTCCATAAGCCATAAATATATGAATATATTGGACAAAAAGCAAGGAAATAAAGACATGTCGCAGGTTTCATGTTCCAGGTTTCATGTTGGAAACGCCTTAAGACCTGAGCGGCTGGAGGAGCTTCGTACTGTAATAGATCCCGCGCTTTGTTGCGCTGATGACGCCGCCCGTGATGCCCGTCTGCTCCATTATCTTCTCCATGAGGACGGAGGCGAGGTGGCGGGGGCGGCAGGTGTCGTACTGGTTGAGGACTATGGTGCGGTCGAGGCCGGCGGTGTTCTTGAGAAGTGCGTCTTCACGAAAGAGGCGGAGAAAGATATCGGGATATAGCAGTCGCGGCGGTTCGGTCCCTGTGGCGCGCTTGAAGAGTTCGTGGCGGAAGACCACGTTCTGGAAGGGCTGGAAAAGGGCGTCGAGGCCGGCTACTATGAAAACCTTTTCCGAGAAAGAGGGAATGACGGGCTCGTATTCCGCGGGGT
This window contains:
- a CDS encoding aminopeptidase P family protein — protein: MTRQSRIEQVQGLLSETGLDGCVLKGMDNIFYLTGFRGSEGSLFVTRGDVVLVVDFRYITHAREIVRDIHIEEIKPKRDAIHELCTKYKVSKLGFDGAHVPYNVYRTWAESLVGISLVPMSNAIEEIRRNKEPEEITAIMEAIAAATNAFKDILELVTPGRTEKEIADELDHAMRRHGAQGPSFETIVASGPRGALPHAQPGDKRLREGETVIIDYGAAVDGYCSDETVTVCLGDTPDKLSEIYTIVNDARKLGIEKATAGMAVRHLDSIVRGYIEEHGYGDLFRHGVGHGVGIAVHEAPSINSAAAAILEENMVITIEPGIYLPNIGGVRLEDMVLITKDRPQVLTHIRKDMIKM
- the yqeC gene encoding selenium cofactor biosynthesis protein YqeC, producing the protein MWHIQRTNDPGRLVGGIKFASFVGGGGKTSLIESLARSCLAVKRSVAVTTTTKIFAVEPFELFDDRAKTECRTPFMHIGKTLEKGKLTALSFEEVESLGNEFDVVLIEADGAKGHPLKYPAEYEPVIPSFSEKVFIVAGLDALFQPFQNVVFRHELFKRATGTEPPRLLYPDIFLRLFREDALLKNTAGLDRTIVLNQYDTCRPRHLASVLMEKIMEQTGITGGVISATKRGIYYSTKLLQPLRS